From a single Opisthocomus hoazin isolate bOpiHoa1 chromosome 6, bOpiHoa1.hap1, whole genome shotgun sequence genomic region:
- the FNDC7 gene encoding fibronectin type III domain-containing protein 7 isoform X1 gives MLNIHGKCGPFLLHFGFVKCSEPIVFHGAEFTNLSMSIIISVLAPDIPVIDQAYSKLSNSITAEWRAVPGATSYLLSAQGGDSFIETVVTNSPGTVTGLKPATLYRITVRSINSGGKSQPSRFRKAKTVLAAPVLSVSSPSCDSIAVSWKAVYMAAGFSVSLVRSDGLGRMLKENTTNTSLIFTNLDPGTLYTIKAYAWNVNGIPGDDFTYNQRTSPNAPVDVQVAFNSAALRAIVSWMPTEGALTYSVTASSGLLKLKCNTSSASCMMPSLQCGSEYYVSVTAYNDAGFSKPTDAISLKTVPCAPVNVSIEEDEPDHLLVSWSSVSFGHYYVVFVKNDDGLEVHCNTSHTQCHFQSDCGFTYFISVFAYNKAGQSPLGDVFNYTTAPCCPSDFRAVFVSSDTVHVTWTPVRGAELYGTRAVGWNGVVLCNDTATACTLSALQCGTQYSITVYSFSEARGSNTSCASKYVATAPCSPEIKNISKEALSVISVHWQSNNEEATYIVTARGEAGLWHCTSSGNSCALINLPCGSAFSVSAIARSPAGQSLPSYSVPLETAPCCPNDLILTQVTQSVTNISWSVGMGAQTYVTTLESPRGHAKCHTLRNYCLLGCITCSTNYTVSLKAISETGLTSSCTYQGYSSSACCPSGVKLYRLGNNGIRVYWRAAEETINYNTDLHGSKGNFTCTPSTGLSHCDSTEIPCGDVYTVVVSPVTDNGPKLTFCPKKIYSVTCSGSSVGMGKSTQYFHSKSMMFEKHVSIM, from the exons ATGTTAAACATTCATGGAAAGTGTGGGCCATTTCTCCTACACTTCGGTTTTGTGAAATGTTCAGAGCCCATAGTGTTTCACGGGGCTGAGTTCACCAACCTCAGCATGTCTATCATTATTTCCGTTTTAGCTCCAGACATACCTGTTATTGATCAAGCTTATTCAAAGCTTAGCAACAGTATCACAGCCGAATGGAGAGCGGTACCTGGTGCTACTAGTTATCTGCTGTCTGCACAAGGTGGAGATTCCTTCATTGAAACTGTAGTTACAAATTCTCCAGGCACAGTGACAGGACTGAAACCTGCTACCTTGTACAGAATCACTGTCAGATCTATAAATTCAGGAGGAAAAAGCCAGCCTTCAcgtttcagaaaagcaaaaacag TTCTGGCTGCTCCAGTTCTGTCTGTTAGTTCTCCAAGTTGTGACTCCATTGCAGTGAGCTGGAAAGCTGTGTATATGGCAGCTGGATTCTCTGTGTCGCTCGTGAGATCAGATGGTTTGGGCAGAATGCTCAAGGAGAACACCACCAATACCTCCTTGATATTTACAAATCTGGATCCAGGAACTCTCTATACTATCAAGGCGTATGCCTGGAATGTCAATGGGATACCTGGAGATGATTTCACGTATAACCAAAGAACAA GTCCTAATGCGCCAGTGGATGTTCAAGTAGCTTTTAACAGTGCTGCTTTAAGAGCTATTGTTTCTTGGATGCCAACAGAAGGAGCTCTAACTTACAGCGTGACAGCCTCCAGTGGACTCTTGAAACTGAAGTGTAACACGTCTTCTGCCTCCTGCATGATGCCATCACTCCAGTGCGGCTCCGAATATTATGTTTCTGTCACAGCATACAATGATGCTGGATTCAGTAAACCTACTGATGCAATAAGCTTAAAAACTG TTCCTTGTGCACCAGTAAATGTATCAATTGAAGAGGATGAACCGGACCACTTGTTGGTATCATGGTCCAGCGTCAGTTTTGGTCATTATTACGTGGTTTTTGTGAAGAATGATGATGGCTTGGAAGTACACTGCAACACATCACATACTCAATGCCATTTCCAGTCGGACTGTGGCTTCACTTATTTCATCAGTGTCTTTGCATATAACAAGGCAGGGCAGAGTCCTTTAGGTGATGTATTCAACTACACTACTG CACCTTGTTGCCCTAGCGACTTCAGGGCCGTGTTCGTGTCGAGCGACACTGTGCACGTCACCTGGACTCCTGTCCGAGGCGCTGAACTGTATGGAACAAGAGCTGTGGGCTGGAACGGCGTGGTGCTCTGCAACGACACGGCCACGGCCTGCACCTTGTCGGCTCTGCAGTGCGGCACCCAGTATAGTATCACGGTTTATTCTTTCAGTGAGGCCAGGGGCAGCAACACATCGTGTGCATCGAAGTATGTGGCAACAG CTCCCTGCAGtcctgaaattaaaaatatctcaaaGGAGGCTCTTTCTGTAATCAGTGTGCACTGGCAATCTAACAATGAAGAAGCTACATATATTGTCACTGCCAGAGGAGAGGCTGGACTTTGGCACTGCACAAGCTCTGGAAATTCCTGTGCCCTAATTAATCTTCCCTGTGGATCTGCTTTCTCTGTCAGTGCTATAGCAAGATCACCAGCAGGACAGAGCTTACCAAGCTACAGTGTCCCTTTGGAGACAG ctCCTTGTTGCCCTAATGACCTGATACTAACTCAAGTGACACAGTCTGTAACAAATATCAGCTGGTCTGTTGGGATGGGTGCACAGACATATGTAACAACACTGGAGTCTCCAAGAGGACATGCAAAATGTCACACACTTCGAAACTACTGTCTCCTGGGATGCATCACATGCAGCACCAACTATACAGTATCTCTGAAAGCAATCAGTGAAACGGGTTTGACATCCAGTTGCACGTATCAAGGATATTCTTCCA GTGCTTGCTGCCCTTCTGGGGTGAAGCTGTATAGGCTCGGCAATAACGGTATCAGGGTCTACTGGCGAGCTGCTGAAGAAACGATCAACTACAATACTGATTTACATGGCTCAAAAGGCAATTTCACCTGTACCCCTAGCACAGGTCTAAGCCACTGTGATAGCACGGAGATACCTTGTGGGGATGTCTACACAGTGGTAGTATCTCCAGTTACTGATAACGGGCCGAAGCTTACGTTTTGTcctaaaaaaatatattcag TAACCTgttctggaagctctgttggaATGGGTAAGAGCACACAGTACTTTCATTCCAAATCCATGATGTTTGAAAAACATGTTAGTATCATGTAA
- the FNDC7 gene encoding fibronectin type III domain-containing protein 7 isoform X5 has translation MLNIHGKCGPFLLHFGFVKCSEPIVFHGAEFTNLSMSIIISVLAPDIPVIDQAYSKLSNSITAEWRAVPGATSYLLSAQGGDSFIETVVTNSPGTVTGLKPATLYRITVRSINSGGKSQPSRFRKAKTVLAAPVLSVSSPSCDSIAVSWKAVYMAAGFSVSLVRSDGLGRMLKENTTNTSLIFTNLDPGTLYTIKAYAWNVNGIPGDDFTYNQRTKGALTYSVTASSGLLKLKCNTSSASCMMPSLQCGSEYYVSVTAYNDAGFSKPTDAISLKTVPCAPVNVSIEEDEPDHLLVSWSSVSFGHYYVVFVKNDDGLEVHCNTSHTQCHFQSDCGFTYFISVFAYNKAGQSPLGDVFNYTTAPCCPSDFRAVFVSSDTVHVTWTPVRGAELYGTRAVGWNGVVLCNDTATACTLSALQCGTQYSITVYSFSEARGSNTSCASKYVATAPCSPEIKNISKEALSVISVHWQSNNEEATYIVTARGEAGLWHCTSSGNSCALINLPCGSAFSVSAIARSPAGQSLPSYSVPLETAPCCPNDLILTQVTQSVTNISWSVGMGAQTYVTTLESPRGHAKCHTLRNYCLLGCITCSTNYTVSLKAISETGLTSSCTYQGYSSSACCPSGVKLYRLGNNGIRVYWRAAEETINYNTDLHGSKGNFTCTPSTGLSHCDSTEIPCGDVYTVVVSPVTDNGPKLTFCPKKIYSVTCSGSSVGMGKSTQYFHSKSMMFEKHVSIM, from the exons ATGTTAAACATTCATGGAAAGTGTGGGCCATTTCTCCTACACTTCGGTTTTGTGAAATGTTCAGAGCCCATAGTGTTTCACGGGGCTGAGTTCACCAACCTCAGCATGTCTATCATTATTTCCGTTTTAGCTCCAGACATACCTGTTATTGATCAAGCTTATTCAAAGCTTAGCAACAGTATCACAGCCGAATGGAGAGCGGTACCTGGTGCTACTAGTTATCTGCTGTCTGCACAAGGTGGAGATTCCTTCATTGAAACTGTAGTTACAAATTCTCCAGGCACAGTGACAGGACTGAAACCTGCTACCTTGTACAGAATCACTGTCAGATCTATAAATTCAGGAGGAAAAAGCCAGCCTTCAcgtttcagaaaagcaaaaacag TTCTGGCTGCTCCAGTTCTGTCTGTTAGTTCTCCAAGTTGTGACTCCATTGCAGTGAGCTGGAAAGCTGTGTATATGGCAGCTGGATTCTCTGTGTCGCTCGTGAGATCAGATGGTTTGGGCAGAATGCTCAAGGAGAACACCACCAATACCTCCTTGATATTTACAAATCTGGATCCAGGAACTCTCTATACTATCAAGGCGTATGCCTGGAATGTCAATGGGATACCTGGAGATGATTTCACGTATAACCAAAGAACAA AAGGAGCTCTAACTTACAGCGTGACAGCCTCCAGTGGACTCTTGAAACTGAAGTGTAACACGTCTTCTGCCTCCTGCATGATGCCATCACTCCAGTGCGGCTCCGAATATTATGTTTCTGTCACAGCATACAATGATGCTGGATTCAGTAAACCTACTGATGCAATAAGCTTAAAAACTG TTCCTTGTGCACCAGTAAATGTATCAATTGAAGAGGATGAACCGGACCACTTGTTGGTATCATGGTCCAGCGTCAGTTTTGGTCATTATTACGTGGTTTTTGTGAAGAATGATGATGGCTTGGAAGTACACTGCAACACATCACATACTCAATGCCATTTCCAGTCGGACTGTGGCTTCACTTATTTCATCAGTGTCTTTGCATATAACAAGGCAGGGCAGAGTCCTTTAGGTGATGTATTCAACTACACTACTG CACCTTGTTGCCCTAGCGACTTCAGGGCCGTGTTCGTGTCGAGCGACACTGTGCACGTCACCTGGACTCCTGTCCGAGGCGCTGAACTGTATGGAACAAGAGCTGTGGGCTGGAACGGCGTGGTGCTCTGCAACGACACGGCCACGGCCTGCACCTTGTCGGCTCTGCAGTGCGGCACCCAGTATAGTATCACGGTTTATTCTTTCAGTGAGGCCAGGGGCAGCAACACATCGTGTGCATCGAAGTATGTGGCAACAG CTCCCTGCAGtcctgaaattaaaaatatctcaaaGGAGGCTCTTTCTGTAATCAGTGTGCACTGGCAATCTAACAATGAAGAAGCTACATATATTGTCACTGCCAGAGGAGAGGCTGGACTTTGGCACTGCACAAGCTCTGGAAATTCCTGTGCCCTAATTAATCTTCCCTGTGGATCTGCTTTCTCTGTCAGTGCTATAGCAAGATCACCAGCAGGACAGAGCTTACCAAGCTACAGTGTCCCTTTGGAGACAG ctCCTTGTTGCCCTAATGACCTGATACTAACTCAAGTGACACAGTCTGTAACAAATATCAGCTGGTCTGTTGGGATGGGTGCACAGACATATGTAACAACACTGGAGTCTCCAAGAGGACATGCAAAATGTCACACACTTCGAAACTACTGTCTCCTGGGATGCATCACATGCAGCACCAACTATACAGTATCTCTGAAAGCAATCAGTGAAACGGGTTTGACATCCAGTTGCACGTATCAAGGATATTCTTCCA GTGCTTGCTGCCCTTCTGGGGTGAAGCTGTATAGGCTCGGCAATAACGGTATCAGGGTCTACTGGCGAGCTGCTGAAGAAACGATCAACTACAATACTGATTTACATGGCTCAAAAGGCAATTTCACCTGTACCCCTAGCACAGGTCTAAGCCACTGTGATAGCACGGAGATACCTTGTGGGGATGTCTACACAGTGGTAGTATCTCCAGTTACTGATAACGGGCCGAAGCTTACGTTTTGTcctaaaaaaatatattcag TAACCTgttctggaagctctgttggaATGGGTAAGAGCACACAGTACTTTCATTCCAAATCCATGATGTTTGAAAAACATGTTAGTATCATGTAA